From the Megalops cyprinoides isolate fMegCyp1 chromosome 21, fMegCyp1.pri, whole genome shotgun sequence genome, one window contains:
- the tmem64 gene encoding transmembrane protein 64, whose translation MWNPGSTTLQFFVKVLKHTAGKGHIQLSRWLQRSAQESMDCDKIDILICNAFDERGAGGKLDVDLENDINNETGISFIGDARHPCCITTCCFKSALLVCILTAVCFSSVALVRQYLKDLLIWVESLDSLVGALLFIVGLILVSFPCGWGYIVLNVAAGYLYGFVLGMGLVMVGVLIGTFIAHVVCKRLLTDWVLTKIGNSEQLSAVIRVVEGGSGLKIVALARLTPIPFGLQNAVFSITEVSLPNYLVASTVGLLPTQLLNSYLGTTLRTMEDVIAEQSVSGYFVFSLQIIISIGLMFYVVHRAQVELNAAIAACQMELKSSYMNGSAANHGGSTYCSKRTAAGGGINVV comes from the exons ATGTGGAACCCGGGATCTACAACGCTGCAGTTCTTCGTCAAAGTCCTGAAACACACGGCAGGCAAGGGGCACATTCAGCTGAGCCGCTGGCTGCAAAGATCGGCCCAGGAGTCCATGGACTGCGAtaaaattgatattttaatttgtaacGCGTTTGACGAGCGGGGCGCGGGTGGGAAACTGGACGTGGACCTGGAGAACGACATCAACAATGAGACGGGGATCTCTTTCATCGGGGACGCCAGGCATCCGTGCTGTATCACCACCTGTTGTTTCAAAAGCGCTCTGCTCGTGTGCATTTTGACAGCTGTCTGCTTCTCCTCGGTGGCCCTCGTGCGCCAGTACCTCAAGGACCTGCTTATTTGGGTCGAGAGTTTGGACAGCCTGGTTGGGGCTCTGCTGTTCATCGTTGGGTTGATTTTAGTCTCCTTTCCCTGCGGTTGGGGATACATAGTTCTCAACGTGGCGGCTGGATACTTGTACGGGTTCGTGCTGGGCATGGGGCTGGTGATGGTCGGGGTGTTGATTGGGACGTTCATCGCCCATGTCGTTTGTAAGCGGTTATTAACGGACTGGGTTTTGACCAAGATTGGAAACAGTGAACAGCTGAGTGCGGTCATAAGGGTTGTTGAGGGTGGAAGTGGACTTAAAATTGTGGCCTTAGCAAGACTCACACCGATACCCTTTGGACTCCAAAACGCAGTTTTTTCG ATCACAGAGGTGTCCTTGCCAAATTACCTAGTGGCTTCCACGGTGGGCCTGCTCCCCACGCAGCTCCTGAACTCCTACCTGGGGACGACGCTCCGGACCATGGAGGACGTCATCGCCGAGCAGAGTGTCAGCGGCTACTTCGTGTTCAGCCTGCAG ATCATCATCAGCATCGGCCTGATGTTCTATGTGGTCCACCGGGCACAGGTGGAGCTGAACGCGGCCATCGCGGCCTGCCAGATGGAGCTCAAGTCGTCCTACATGAACGGGAGCGCCGCCAACCACGGCGGCTCCACCTACTGCAGCAAGCGGACGGCGGCGGGGGGCGGGATCAACGTGGTTTAA